One Verrucomicrobiia bacterium genomic region harbors:
- the atpD gene encoding F0F1 ATP synthase subunit beta codes for MNKGKIVQIIGPVVDIEFPAPLPAIYNALTIEFTPPGSGPTRLTLEVQQHLGDHWVRAVAMSTTEGLRRGMEVADAGAPISMPVGEAVMGRVFNVTGDAVDEQGPVLADGYKPIHRAAPPLVDQSTSPQILTTGIKVIDLICPFLKGGKVGAFGGAGVGKTVVIMELINNIAKLHGGISMFAGVGERTREGNDLYNEMIEAGVIKVKKDDKGHPVAGDNGLPIIEPGSRIGLVYGQMNEPPGARLRVALSALAVTEYFRDEKNQDVLLFVDNIFRFSQAGSEVSALLGRTPSAVGYQPTLAAEMGNLQERITSTKKGSITSFQAVYVPADDLTDPAPATTFAHLDATIVLERSIAELGIYPAVDPLASNSRALSPDIVGEEHYNVARGVQKVLQRYKDLQDIIAILGMDELSPEDKLTVFRARKIQKFLSQPFSVAEVFTGRPGKQVPVADTVRGFKEILEGKHDDVGENDFYMKGGIEEIKEG; via the coding sequence ATGAACAAAGGCAAGATCGTCCAGATCATCGGTCCCGTGGTGGACATCGAGTTCCCCGCGCCACTGCCCGCCATTTACAACGCCCTGACCATCGAGTTCACCCCGCCGGGCTCGGGCCCGACCCGGCTGACCCTCGAGGTGCAGCAGCATCTCGGTGACCACTGGGTGCGTGCCGTCGCCATGAGCACCACCGAGGGGCTTCGGCGCGGCATGGAAGTGGCCGACGCGGGCGCCCCGATCTCGATGCCCGTCGGCGAGGCCGTCATGGGCCGGGTGTTCAATGTCACCGGGGACGCCGTGGATGAGCAGGGCCCGGTGCTGGCCGACGGCTACAAGCCGATCCACCGCGCCGCGCCTCCCCTGGTGGACCAGTCCACGAGCCCGCAGATCCTCACCACGGGCATCAAGGTCATTGACCTCATCTGCCCCTTCCTCAAGGGCGGCAAGGTCGGAGCGTTCGGCGGTGCGGGCGTGGGCAAGACCGTGGTCATCATGGAGCTCATCAACAACATCGCGAAGCTGCACGGCGGCATCTCGATGTTTGCCGGCGTCGGCGAGCGCACCCGCGAGGGCAACGACCTCTACAACGAGATGATCGAGGCCGGCGTCATCAAGGTGAAGAAGGACGACAAGGGGCATCCGGTGGCCGGCGACAACGGTCTCCCGATCATCGAGCCGGGATCCCGGATCGGCCTCGTGTACGGCCAGATGAATGAGCCGCCGGGCGCCCGCCTGCGCGTGGCCCTGTCCGCCCTCGCGGTCACCGAGTACTTCCGCGACGAAAAGAACCAGGACGTGCTCCTGTTTGTGGACAACATCTTCCGTTTCTCCCAGGCGGGCTCCGAGGTGTCCGCGCTGCTCGGCCGCACGCCCTCGGCGGTCGGATACCAGCCGACCCTCGCCGCCGAGATGGGCAATCTGCAGGAGCGGATCACGTCCACCAAGAAGGGGTCCATCACCTCCTTCCAGGCGGTGTACGTGCCCGCGGACGACCTGACCGATCCGGCACCGGCGACGACCTTTGCGCACCTCGACGCCACCATCGTGCTGGAGCGGTCCATTGCCGAGTTGGGCATCTACCCGGCCGTGGATCCGCTCGCCTCGAACTCCCGTGCGCTGTCCCCGGACATCGTCGGCGAGGAGCACTACAACGTGGCCCGCGGCGTGCAGAAGGTGCTGCAGCGCTACAAGGACCTTCAGGACATCATCGCCATTCTGGGCATGGACGAGCTGTCGCCGGAGGACAAACTGACGGTGTTCCGCGCCCGCAAGATCCAGAAGTTCCTCAGCCAGCCCTTCTCGGTGGCAGAGGTGTTCACGGGACGCCCGGGCAAGCAGGTGCCGGTGGCGGACACCGTGCGCGGCTTCAAGGAGATCCTTGAGGGCAAGCACGACGACGTCGGCGAGAACGACTTCTACATGAAGGGCGGCATTGAGGAGATCAAGGAGGGTTGA
- a CDS encoding F0F1 ATP synthase subunit epsilon yields MATLKLEIVTPEAKIYSEDVDHVTLPGVEGELGIYPMHIPLMTQLMSGEVCARRGGQDHYLAVGEGFVEITGERVAILTDMAIRADDIDEAQAEEARRRAEARLQDKLGADEHATVQAALLHSLTQLNVKRRRRS; encoded by the coding sequence ATGGCCACACTGAAGCTGGAAATCGTCACGCCCGAGGCGAAGATCTACTCGGAGGACGTGGATCACGTCACGCTCCCGGGGGTCGAGGGCGAACTGGGCATCTACCCGATGCACATCCCCCTGATGACCCAGCTGATGTCGGGCGAGGTGTGTGCACGCCGCGGCGGACAGGACCATTATCTGGCCGTTGGCGAGGGGTTTGTGGAGATCACCGGCGAGCGGGTGGCGATCCTCACCGACATGGCCATCCGGGCCGACGACATTGACGAGGCCCAGGCGGAGGAGGCCCGGCGCCGGGCGGAGGCGAGGCTTCAGGACAAGCTCGGAGCCGACGAGCATGCGACGGTGCAGGCGGCCCTCCTGCATTCGCTCACCCAGTTGAACGTGAAACGCCGCCGGCGGTCCTGA
- a CDS encoding carbon-nitrogen hydrolase family protein — MNPVESRARPGCLRVAAVQMAFAGSIAGNLAKIGQAAGEAARRDADAVLFPECATTGYACNFGALDAGALREALHEVAALAARLRIHLLVGSPVFAGRRRFNAFLAFNRRGQLAHTYAKCQLTEADRRWFTPGDGISLFPIETVRASAIICHERRYPELVRLPVMAGARVVFHPNAGMDALAVSRTKRRGRDGMVVRAFENAVFYVFANSVGPQGGGRWSAGDSKIVAPDGSILQLADNRSEAVIVENLELTNATRRYAIESLKHPALLARHWRRLLPLLRRGVRDADLRFRRWFLGGAEDDSRRRPIRTAGGVSRSTG, encoded by the coding sequence ATGAACCCCGTCGAATCCCGAGCCCGGCCAGGGTGCCTCCGCGTCGCCGCGGTTCAGATGGCCTTCGCCGGCTCGATCGCCGGCAACCTTGCGAAGATCGGGCAGGCCGCGGGCGAGGCCGCCCGACGGGACGCCGACGCGGTGCTCTTCCCGGAATGCGCCACCACGGGCTACGCCTGCAACTTTGGAGCCCTCGATGCCGGCGCCCTGCGCGAAGCCCTGCACGAGGTGGCCGCCCTCGCCGCGCGGCTGCGGATCCACCTGTTGGTCGGCAGTCCGGTGTTCGCCGGGCGCCGGCGCTTCAATGCCTTCCTGGCGTTCAACCGACGCGGACAACTGGCCCACACCTACGCGAAGTGTCAGCTGACCGAGGCGGACCGCCGATGGTTCACGCCCGGTGACGGCATTTCCCTGTTCCCCATCGAGACCGTCCGCGCCTCGGCGATCATCTGTCACGAGCGGCGGTATCCGGAACTGGTCCGCCTGCCCGTGATGGCTGGCGCCCGGGTGGTCTTCCATCCCAACGCCGGCATGGATGCCCTGGCCGTTTCGAGAACCAAGCGGCGGGGACGGGACGGCATGGTCGTGCGCGCCTTCGAGAACGCGGTCTTCTATGTCTTTGCGAACTCCGTGGGCCCGCAGGGTGGCGGCCGGTGGTCCGCCGGGGATTCGAAAATCGTCGCGCCCGACGGCTCAATCCTGCAACTGGCGGACAACCGCAGCGAGGCTGTGATCGTGGAGAATCTCGAGCTGACGAACGCCACCCGCCGATACGCCATCGAAAGCCTGAAGCACCCCGCGCTGCTCGCGCGGCACTGGCGGCGCCTGCTGCCCTTGCTGCGGCGGGGTGTTCGCGATGCGGACCTTCGCTTTCGCCGCTGGTTTCTGGGGGGCGCGGAGGACGACTCGCGCCGGCGACCCATCAGGACCGCCGGCGGCGTTTCACGTTCAACTGGGTGA
- a CDS encoding glycosyltransferase — protein MKVLVFAHVPPPHHGQSRMVQYLVDGLRARVEFGIEVHHVDARLSDDLHDVGTPRGGKVLRVLRYCAQALRLRWRHGIRVLYYVPSPPKRAPLIRDWLVLLLLRPWFPRIVLHWEAAGLGDWLETRASMVERMLTRALFGRPALSVVLAESNRNDAKALRSRATRVVPNGIEDPCPDFARDLAPFRRIRSEVIRRREGEVQVLFLALCTRDKGLFDALEAIALANAAGSGSAATGEGLRFRLRVAGTFPEASVEEAFRERCARPDLRGSVVPIGFLSGDAKEAAWRDADLYLFPTYYANEGQPVSLLEAMAHGVTAVTTCWRGIPEMLPANYPGLVKPGDPVELSRRLLALADSCEGLRLRQEFESRFTLDRYLEGMAGALRSLETSVPAAGTPAASGPASGGPGTTR, from the coding sequence ATGAAAGTGCTGGTCTTCGCCCACGTGCCGCCCCCCCACCATGGCCAGAGCCGGATGGTGCAATACCTGGTGGACGGACTGCGGGCGCGCGTCGAATTCGGGATCGAGGTCCACCATGTGGATGCCCGGTTGTCCGACGATCTGCACGATGTCGGCACACCTCGCGGCGGGAAGGTGCTGCGTGTGCTGCGCTACTGTGCGCAGGCGCTCCGGCTGCGCTGGCGGCACGGAATCCGGGTGCTGTACTACGTGCCCAGTCCGCCCAAGCGGGCTCCGCTGATCCGGGACTGGCTGGTCTTGCTCCTGCTGCGGCCCTGGTTTCCGAGGATCGTGCTGCATTGGGAGGCCGCCGGCTTGGGGGACTGGCTGGAGACGCGGGCCTCCATGGTCGAGCGGATGCTGACGCGCGCGCTGTTCGGACGTCCGGCACTGTCCGTGGTCCTGGCCGAATCCAACCGGAATGATGCGAAGGCGCTGCGTTCGCGGGCGACCCGGGTGGTACCCAACGGGATCGAGGATCCGTGTCCCGATTTTGCCCGGGATCTGGCCCCGTTTCGCCGGATTCGTTCCGAGGTGATTCGGAGGCGGGAGGGCGAAGTTCAGGTGCTCTTCCTCGCCCTTTGCACCCGGGACAAGGGGTTGTTCGACGCGCTGGAGGCCATCGCACTCGCCAATGCGGCAGGGTCGGGTTCGGCGGCGACCGGGGAGGGGCTGCGATTCCGTCTGCGCGTCGCGGGGACATTTCCGGAGGCGTCGGTCGAGGAGGCGTTTCGCGAACGGTGTGCCCGGCCCGACCTCCGGGGCAGCGTGGTGCCGATCGGGTTTCTCTCCGGGGATGCCAAGGAGGCGGCGTGGCGCGATGCCGACCTGTACCTGTTCCCCACCTATTATGCCAACGAGGGCCAGCCGGTCAGCCTGCTCGAGGCCATGGCCCATGGCGTGACGGCGGTCACCACGTGCTGGCGCGGAATTCCGGAGATGCTGCCGGCAAACTATCCCGGACTCGTCAAACCCGGGGATCCGGTTGAGCTGTCCCGACGCCTCCTGGCCCTCGCGGATTCCTGCGAGGGACTCCGCCTCCGGCAGGAATTTGAGAGCCGGTTCACGCTCGACCGCTACCTGGAGGGCATGGCCGGGGCCCTCCGATCCCTGGAGACCTCCGTCCCTGCCGCCGGGACCCCTGCGGCGTCCGGGCCGGCATCCGGCGGGCCGGGCACCACCCGATAA